In one window of Phyllopteryx taeniolatus isolate TA_2022b chromosome 23, UOR_Ptae_1.2, whole genome shotgun sequence DNA:
- the ttc29 gene encoding tetratricopeptide repeat protein 29 isoform X3 yields MEAAGSSLPEVTSRVRRQKSRKSVQTSEKSAQSLSKDDIAKFINSRKQNICVGLLQHGFHRSFSELFLLLRLDRERREAAEINSALSLQTPLEEQHAKVESVGLHLSRAERAQRDGRWPAAYEQRLHLGAYFTAEREDLWLSLHFYHTCTHAREDGCMRHATEGRACLAELYLQQGQLEKARQQAELCVQMADEGGWLDSSGRSLPRRARESMWSICSRQADARIKAGDPDEALQLLHRGYATATESENKNIEGEAAYQLGLAYYSVGDYDTSEQYLNTSMHICSTTEDFDGLGKAYKAVAKLCESKGNLNSTIQLLESLVDISRSNGLHHHLVDACLCLGNVYTNRRQYDRARESLLQGYSVACDIGDVTLVQKAQVRRQYSLHWFRTCFTRTLATFGARVSVRCRWPALTLVALWGSTAPTWSPPRLPPSHGCWTGRCREDSVTTVTTLACATIRHAACTVITPSAKKYCKSHCCT; encoded by the exons ATGGAAGCGGCGGGCAGCTCTCTACCGGAAGTGACGTCGAGGGTCAggaggcagaaaagcag GAAGTCTGTCCAAACCTCAGAAAAATCAGCACAGAGTCTCTCCAAGGACGATATTGCAAA GTTCATTAACAGTCGGAAGCAGAACATCTGCGTGGGCCTGCTCCAACATGGCTTCCACAG GTCGTTTTCGGAGCTCTTCCTGCTGCTGCGCTTGGATCGGGAGCGGCGGGAGGCGGCCGAGATCAACTCGGCTCTCAGCCTTCAGACGCCTCTGGAGGAGCAGCACGCCAAAGTCGAGAGCGTCGGTCTGCACCTGAGCCGCGCCGAGCGGGCCCAACGGGACG GTCGTTGGCCGGCGGCGTACGAGCAGCGTCTGCATTTGGGCGCCTACTTCACGGCCGAGCGGGAGGACCTGTGGCTCAGCTTGCACTTCTACCACACGTGCACGCACGCGCGGGAAGACGGCTGCATGAGGCACGCCACCGAGGGCCGCGCATGCTTGGCCGAGCTCTACCTGCAGCAAG GCCAGCTGGAAAAAGCGAGGCAGCAGGCCGAGCTGTGCGTGCAGATGGCCGACGAAGGCGGCTGGCTGGACTCGTCCGGTCGCTCGCTGCCGCGCCGAGCCCGCGAGAGCATGTGGTCCATCTGCAGCCGGCAGGCGGACGCTCGCATCAAGGCCGGCGATCCCGATGAGgcgctccagctgctccaccgCGGCTACGCCACCGCCACCGAGT ctgaaaacaaaaacattgaaggCGAGGCCGCCTATCAGCTGGGACTCGCGTACTACAGCGTCGGCGACTATGACACGTCcgaacag TACCTCAACACCTCCATGCACATCTGCAGCACCACGGAGGATTTCGACGGCCTGGGGAAGGCCTACAAGGCCGTGGCCAAGTTATGCGAAAG CAAGGGAAACCTCAACAGCACCATTCAGCTTTTGGAGTCGTTAGTTGACATCTCTCGTAGCAACGGCCTACATCACCACCTCGTGGACGCGTGCCTATGTCTGGGCAACGTCTACACCAACAGG AGGCAGTACGATCGAGCTCGCGAGAGTTTGCTCCAGGGTTACAGCGTGGCGTGTGACATTGGAGACGTGACTCTGGTGCAGAAGGCTCAGGTACGTCGGCAATATTCTCTTCATTGGTTCCGAACGTGCTTCACGCGCACGTTAGCTACTTTTGGCGCCCGCGTGTCCGTCAGGTGTCGCTGGCCAGCGCTCACACTCGTTGCATTGTGGGGAAGTACAGCGCCGACGTGGAGTCCCCCGCGCCTGCCGCCCTCTCACGGCTGCTGGACTGGAAGGTGTCGAGAGGACTCCGTGACCACAGTGACAACGCTGGCGTGTGCGACTATTAGACACGCGGCATGTACTGTAATCACACCATCAGCAAAGAAATACTGCAAAAGTCACTGTTGTACTTAA
- the ttc29 gene encoding tetratricopeptide repeat protein 29 isoform X1: MVKVAAWKRELPWQHRKQLIGDVVGTPTSRGNSGRTSKQTRALRRCRQPKRRMEAAGSSLPEVTSRVRRQKSRKSVQTSEKSAQSLSKDDIAKFINSRKQNICVGLLQHGFHRSFSELFLLLRLDRERREAAEINSALSLQTPLEEQHAKVESVGLHLSRAERAQRDGRWPAAYEQRLHLGAYFTAEREDLWLSLHFYHTCTHAREDGCMRHATEGRACLAELYLQQGQLEKARQQAELCVQMADEGGWLDSSGRSLPRRARESMWSICSRQADARIKAGDPDEALQLLHRGYATATESENKNIEGEAAYQLGLAYYSVGDYDTSEQYLNTSMHICSTTEDFDGLGKAYKAVAKLCESKGNLNSTIQLLESLVDISRSNGLHHHLVDACLCLGNVYTNRRQYDRARESLLQGYSVACDIGDVTLVQKAQVRRQYSLHWFRTCFTRTLATFGARVSVRCRWPALTLVALWGSTAPTWSPPRLPPSHGCWTGRCREDSVTTVTTLACATIRHAACTVITPSAKKYCKSHCCT; the protein is encoded by the exons atggtgaaaGTTGCCGCATGGAAGCGtgagttgccatggcaacacagaAAACAGCTCATCGGTGACGTAGTAGGAACTCCAACGTCCCGCGGAAATTCGGGGAGAACGTCAAAGCAGACGCGTGCTTTACGTCGTTGTCGCCAGCCCAAGCGGAG GATGGAAGCGGCGGGCAGCTCTCTACCGGAAGTGACGTCGAGGGTCAggaggcagaaaagcag GAAGTCTGTCCAAACCTCAGAAAAATCAGCACAGAGTCTCTCCAAGGACGATATTGCAAA GTTCATTAACAGTCGGAAGCAGAACATCTGCGTGGGCCTGCTCCAACATGGCTTCCACAG GTCGTTTTCGGAGCTCTTCCTGCTGCTGCGCTTGGATCGGGAGCGGCGGGAGGCGGCCGAGATCAACTCGGCTCTCAGCCTTCAGACGCCTCTGGAGGAGCAGCACGCCAAAGTCGAGAGCGTCGGTCTGCACCTGAGCCGCGCCGAGCGGGCCCAACGGGACG GTCGTTGGCCGGCGGCGTACGAGCAGCGTCTGCATTTGGGCGCCTACTTCACGGCCGAGCGGGAGGACCTGTGGCTCAGCTTGCACTTCTACCACACGTGCACGCACGCGCGGGAAGACGGCTGCATGAGGCACGCCACCGAGGGCCGCGCATGCTTGGCCGAGCTCTACCTGCAGCAAG GCCAGCTGGAAAAAGCGAGGCAGCAGGCCGAGCTGTGCGTGCAGATGGCCGACGAAGGCGGCTGGCTGGACTCGTCCGGTCGCTCGCTGCCGCGCCGAGCCCGCGAGAGCATGTGGTCCATCTGCAGCCGGCAGGCGGACGCTCGCATCAAGGCCGGCGATCCCGATGAGgcgctccagctgctccaccgCGGCTACGCCACCGCCACCGAGT ctgaaaacaaaaacattgaaggCGAGGCCGCCTATCAGCTGGGACTCGCGTACTACAGCGTCGGCGACTATGACACGTCcgaacag TACCTCAACACCTCCATGCACATCTGCAGCACCACGGAGGATTTCGACGGCCTGGGGAAGGCCTACAAGGCCGTGGCCAAGTTATGCGAAAG CAAGGGAAACCTCAACAGCACCATTCAGCTTTTGGAGTCGTTAGTTGACATCTCTCGTAGCAACGGCCTACATCACCACCTCGTGGACGCGTGCCTATGTCTGGGCAACGTCTACACCAACAGG AGGCAGTACGATCGAGCTCGCGAGAGTTTGCTCCAGGGTTACAGCGTGGCGTGTGACATTGGAGACGTGACTCTGGTGCAGAAGGCTCAGGTACGTCGGCAATATTCTCTTCATTGGTTCCGAACGTGCTTCACGCGCACGTTAGCTACTTTTGGCGCCCGCGTGTCCGTCAGGTGTCGCTGGCCAGCGCTCACACTCGTTGCATTGTGGGGAAGTACAGCGCCGACGTGGAGTCCCCCGCGCCTGCCGCCCTCTCACGGCTGCTGGACTGGAAGGTGTCGAGAGGACTCCGTGACCACAGTGACAACGCTGGCGTGTGCGACTATTAGACACGCGGCATGTACTGTAATCACACCATCAGCAAAGAAATACTGCAAAAGTCACTGTTGTACTTAA
- the ttc29 gene encoding tetratricopeptide repeat protein 29 isoform X2, with product MVKVAAWKRELPWQHRKQLIGDVVGTPTSRGNSGRTSKQTRALRRCRQPKRRMEAAGSSLPEVTSRVRRQKSRKSVQTSEKSAQSLSKDDIAKFINSRKQNICVGLLQHGFHRSFSELFLLLRLDRERREAAEINSALSLQTPLEEQHAKVESVGLHLSRAERAQRDGRWPAAYEQRLHLGAYFTAEREDLWLSLHFYHTCTHAREDGCMRHATEGRACLAELYLQQGQLEKARQQAELCVQMADEGGWLDSSGRSLPRRARESMWSICSRQADARIKAGDPDEALQLLHRGYATATESENKNIEGEAAYQLGLAYYSVGDYDTSEQYLNTSMHICSTTEDFDGLGKAYKAVAKLCESKGNLNSTIQLLESLVDISRSNGLHHHLVDACLCLGNVYTNRRQYDRARESLLQGYSVACDIGDVTLVQKAQVSLASAHTRCIVGKYSADVESPAPAALSRLLDWKVSRGLRDHSDNAGVCDY from the exons atggtgaaaGTTGCCGCATGGAAGCGtgagttgccatggcaacacagaAAACAGCTCATCGGTGACGTAGTAGGAACTCCAACGTCCCGCGGAAATTCGGGGAGAACGTCAAAGCAGACGCGTGCTTTACGTCGTTGTCGCCAGCCCAAGCGGAG GATGGAAGCGGCGGGCAGCTCTCTACCGGAAGTGACGTCGAGGGTCAggaggcagaaaagcag GAAGTCTGTCCAAACCTCAGAAAAATCAGCACAGAGTCTCTCCAAGGACGATATTGCAAA GTTCATTAACAGTCGGAAGCAGAACATCTGCGTGGGCCTGCTCCAACATGGCTTCCACAG GTCGTTTTCGGAGCTCTTCCTGCTGCTGCGCTTGGATCGGGAGCGGCGGGAGGCGGCCGAGATCAACTCGGCTCTCAGCCTTCAGACGCCTCTGGAGGAGCAGCACGCCAAAGTCGAGAGCGTCGGTCTGCACCTGAGCCGCGCCGAGCGGGCCCAACGGGACG GTCGTTGGCCGGCGGCGTACGAGCAGCGTCTGCATTTGGGCGCCTACTTCACGGCCGAGCGGGAGGACCTGTGGCTCAGCTTGCACTTCTACCACACGTGCACGCACGCGCGGGAAGACGGCTGCATGAGGCACGCCACCGAGGGCCGCGCATGCTTGGCCGAGCTCTACCTGCAGCAAG GCCAGCTGGAAAAAGCGAGGCAGCAGGCCGAGCTGTGCGTGCAGATGGCCGACGAAGGCGGCTGGCTGGACTCGTCCGGTCGCTCGCTGCCGCGCCGAGCCCGCGAGAGCATGTGGTCCATCTGCAGCCGGCAGGCGGACGCTCGCATCAAGGCCGGCGATCCCGATGAGgcgctccagctgctccaccgCGGCTACGCCACCGCCACCGAGT ctgaaaacaaaaacattgaaggCGAGGCCGCCTATCAGCTGGGACTCGCGTACTACAGCGTCGGCGACTATGACACGTCcgaacag TACCTCAACACCTCCATGCACATCTGCAGCACCACGGAGGATTTCGACGGCCTGGGGAAGGCCTACAAGGCCGTGGCCAAGTTATGCGAAAG CAAGGGAAACCTCAACAGCACCATTCAGCTTTTGGAGTCGTTAGTTGACATCTCTCGTAGCAACGGCCTACATCACCACCTCGTGGACGCGTGCCTATGTCTGGGCAACGTCTACACCAACAGG AGGCAGTACGATCGAGCTCGCGAGAGTTTGCTCCAGGGTTACAGCGTGGCGTGTGACATTGGAGACGTGACTCTGGTGCAGAAGGCTCAG GTGTCGCTGGCCAGCGCTCACACTCGTTGCATTGTGGGGAAGTACAGCGCCGACGTGGAGTCCCCCGCGCCTGCCGCCCTCTCACGGCTGCTGGACTGGAAGGTGTCGAGAGGACTCCGTGACCACAGTGACAACGCTGGCGTGTGCGACTATTAG
- the LOC133472710 gene encoding serine/threonine-protein kinase DCLK2-like isoform X1 has protein sequence MELEHFDERDKVRRGRSARAKRDDSGPSSRGSSLVPSPAHSTNCSYYRTRTLQALTLEKRAKKVRFYRNGDRSFKGLVYAVSSDRFRSYDALLAELTRSLADNLHLPQGVRTIYTIDGAKKISSMDELAEGECYVCASNQPYRKADYTKISVPSWKPGAGSAAASSGRPSAAAAGPAVCVGGKERPEGREGKDFIKPKLVTVIRSGVKPRKAVRILLNKKTAHSFEQVLADITEAIKLDSGAVKKLYTLDGKQLTCLQDFFGDDDVFMACGLEKFRYAQDDFVLTHGGKTAAFVNECRVKASRPAVAQRTSTPKSSAGSGLASSKASAKAAAQARSRGSANEESGSQAPAKSSRSSPSPTGPGTRSSLKVSPHRASSVDVNGAAEHADGVTPEENGNLTVSSTLISSKYNIGKVIGDGNFAVVKECVERSTGQEFALKIIDKARCCGKEHLIENEVAVLRRVRHPSIIQLIEVDETPSQLFLVMELVKGGDLFDAITSSTKYSEHDASAMVYNLAGAIKYLHRMNIVHRDIKPENLLVCEYPDGTKSLKLGDFGLATVVEGPLYTVCGTPTYVAPEIIAETGYGLKVDIWAAGIITYILLCGFPPFRSENNVQEELFDQILRGKLEFPSPDWDAVSLPAKMLISQMLQVNVDARFTADEVLSHPWVTVSFPLCEDHLFVPLRCLPPQKRHHSLPGALMQDDAPIDSGNEDPGVTEKEPPGLETKQVPSPLV, from the exons ATGGAGCTGGAGCACTTCGATGAACGCGACAAAGTTCGCCGCGGGCGCTCCGCTCGGGCAAAACGAGACGACTCGGGCCCGAGCTCGCGGGGCAGCAGCCTGGTTCCGAGCCCGGCGCACAGCACCAACTGCAGCTACTACCGCACCCGCACTTTGCAGGCGCTCACCTTGGAGAAGCGCGCCAAGAAGGTGCGCTTCTACCGCAACGGGGACCGCTCCTTTAAGGGGCTGGTGTACGCCGTTTCCAGCGACCGCTTCCGCTCGTACGACGCCCTGCTGGCGGAGCTGACCCGCTCGCTGGCCGACAACCTCCACCTGCCGCAAGGGGTGCGGACCATCTACACCATCGATGGCGCAAAGAAGATCAGCAGCATGGACGAGCTGGCGGAAG GCGAGTGCTACGTTTGCGCCTCCAATCAGCCATACCGTAAAGCGGACTACACCAAGATCTCCGTCCCTAGCTGGAAACCCGGCGCCGGGAGCGCCGCAGCGAGCTCGGGCAGGCCCTCCGCCGCGGCCGCCGGGCCCGCGGTCTGCGTCGGCGGCAAAGAGCGTCCCGAGGGCCGAGAGGGCAAAGACTTCATCAAGCCCAAGTTGGTGACGGTGATCCGGAGCGGCGTCAAGCCTCGCAAGGCGGTGCGGATCCTCCTGAACAAGAAGACGGCTCACTCCTTCGAACAAGTACTGGCCGACATCACGGAGGCCATCAAGCTGGACTCGGGAGCCGTCAAGAAGCTGTACACGCTGGACGGAAAACAG ctGACCTGTCTACAGGACTTCTTCGGAGACGACGACGTGTTCATGGCGTGCGGGCTGGAGAAGTTTCGCTACGCTCAGGACGACTTTGTGCTCACTCACGGTGGCAAGACGGCGGCCTTTGTTAACG AGTGCCGAGTCAAAGCATCTCGTCCCGCCGTCGCTCAGAGGACTTCGACTCCTAAGAGTTCCGCTGGATCTGGTTTGGCCTCGTCCAAGGCTTCAGCCAAAGCGGCGGCCCAGGCCAGGTCACGAGGATCGG CCAATGAGGAGTCAGGATCGCAGGCCCCCGCAAAGTCGTCCAGGTCGAGCCCCTCCCCCACGGGTCCCGGGACACGCAGCAGCCTCAAG GTTTCTCCTCATCGCGCTTCATCCGTGGACGTCAACGGTGCGGCCGAGCACGCCGATGGCGTCACTCCCGAAG AGAATGGAAACCTGACTGTGTCGTCGACGCTCATCAGCAGCAAGTACAATATCGGGAAAGTCATCGGCGATGGAAACTTTGCGGTGGTGAAGGAGTGCGTCGAGAG GTCCACTGGGCAGGAGTTCGCTCTGAAGATCATCGACAAAGCTCGCTGCTGCGGGAAG gagcacctgatcgagaaCGAGGTGGCGGTCCTGCGGCGGGTTCGACACCCCAGCATCATCCAGCTCATCGAGGTGGACGAAACGCCGTCTCAGCTCTTCCTGGTCATGGAGCTGGTCAAG GGCGGCGACCTGTTCGACGCCATCACGTCGTCCACCAAGTACAGCGAGCACGACGCCAGCGCCATGGTGTACAACTTGGCCGGAGCCATCAAGTACCTGCACAGGATGAACATCGTGCACAGAGACATCAAGCCAGAAAACCTGCTG GTGTGCGAGTACCCGGATGGCACCAAGTCGCTCAAACTGGGAGACTTCGGTTTGGCCACGGTGGTGGAGGGGCCGCTTTACACCGTTTGCGGCACGCCGACCTACGTGGCCCCGGAGATCATCGCCGAGACCGG TTACGGACTCAAGGTGGACATCTGGGCGGCGGGCATCATCACCTACATCCTCCTTTGTGGTTTCCCGCCCTTCAGAAG CGAGAACAACGTCCAGGAGGAGCTGTTCGATCAGATCCTCCGAGGCAAGCTGGAGTTCCCGTCTCCGGACTGGGACGCCGTCAGCCTTCCTGCCAAG ATGCTGATCAGTCAGATGCTGCAGGTGAACGTGGACGCTCGCTTCACGGCAGACGAAGTTCTCTCGCACCCATGGGTGACGGTGAGCTTTCCCCTTTGTGAAGATCACCTTTTTGTCCCCCTCCGTTGTTTGCCCCCCCAAAAACGACATCATTCCTTGCCGGGCGCGCTCATGCAGGACGACGCTCCCATCGACTCCGGCAACGAAGATCCCGGCGTAACGGAAAAGGAACCTCCGGGGCTGGAAACCAAGCAGGTTCCTTCCCCGCTGGTCTAA
- the LOC133472710 gene encoding serine/threonine-protein kinase DCLK2-like isoform X2, whose amino-acid sequence MELEHFDERDKVRRGRSARAKRDDSGPSSRGSSLVPSPAHSTNCSYYRTRTLQALTLEKRAKKVRFYRNGDRSFKGLVYAVSSDRFRSYDALLAELTRSLADNLHLPQGVRTIYTIDGAKKISSMDELAEGECYVCASNQPYRKADYTKISVPSWKPGAGSAAASSGRPSAAAAGPAVCVGGKERPEGREGKDFIKPKLVTVIRSGVKPRKAVRILLNKKTAHSFEQVLADITEAIKLDSGAVKKLYTLDGKQLTCLQDFFGDDDVFMACGLEKFRYAQDDFVLTHGGKTAAFVNECRVKASRPAVAQRTSTPKSSAGSGLASSKASAKAAAQARSRGSANEESGSQAPAKSSRSSPSPTGPGTRSSLKVSPHRASSVDVNGAAEHADGVTPEENGNLTVSSTLISSKYNIGKVIGDGNFAVVKECVERSTGQEFALKIIDKARCCGKEHLIENEVAVLRRVRHPSIIQLIEVDETPSQLFLVMELVKGGDLFDAITSSTKYSEHDASAMVYNLAGAIKYLHRMNIVHRDIKPENLLVCEYPDGTKSLKLGDFGLATVVEGPLYTVCGTPTYVAPEIIAETGYGLKVDIWAAGIITYILLCGFPPFRSENNVQEELFDQILRGKLEFPSPDWDAVSLPAKMLISQMLQVNVDARFTADEVLSHPWVTDDAPIDSGNEDPGVTEKEPPGLETKQVPSPLV is encoded by the exons ATGGAGCTGGAGCACTTCGATGAACGCGACAAAGTTCGCCGCGGGCGCTCCGCTCGGGCAAAACGAGACGACTCGGGCCCGAGCTCGCGGGGCAGCAGCCTGGTTCCGAGCCCGGCGCACAGCACCAACTGCAGCTACTACCGCACCCGCACTTTGCAGGCGCTCACCTTGGAGAAGCGCGCCAAGAAGGTGCGCTTCTACCGCAACGGGGACCGCTCCTTTAAGGGGCTGGTGTACGCCGTTTCCAGCGACCGCTTCCGCTCGTACGACGCCCTGCTGGCGGAGCTGACCCGCTCGCTGGCCGACAACCTCCACCTGCCGCAAGGGGTGCGGACCATCTACACCATCGATGGCGCAAAGAAGATCAGCAGCATGGACGAGCTGGCGGAAG GCGAGTGCTACGTTTGCGCCTCCAATCAGCCATACCGTAAAGCGGACTACACCAAGATCTCCGTCCCTAGCTGGAAACCCGGCGCCGGGAGCGCCGCAGCGAGCTCGGGCAGGCCCTCCGCCGCGGCCGCCGGGCCCGCGGTCTGCGTCGGCGGCAAAGAGCGTCCCGAGGGCCGAGAGGGCAAAGACTTCATCAAGCCCAAGTTGGTGACGGTGATCCGGAGCGGCGTCAAGCCTCGCAAGGCGGTGCGGATCCTCCTGAACAAGAAGACGGCTCACTCCTTCGAACAAGTACTGGCCGACATCACGGAGGCCATCAAGCTGGACTCGGGAGCCGTCAAGAAGCTGTACACGCTGGACGGAAAACAG ctGACCTGTCTACAGGACTTCTTCGGAGACGACGACGTGTTCATGGCGTGCGGGCTGGAGAAGTTTCGCTACGCTCAGGACGACTTTGTGCTCACTCACGGTGGCAAGACGGCGGCCTTTGTTAACG AGTGCCGAGTCAAAGCATCTCGTCCCGCCGTCGCTCAGAGGACTTCGACTCCTAAGAGTTCCGCTGGATCTGGTTTGGCCTCGTCCAAGGCTTCAGCCAAAGCGGCGGCCCAGGCCAGGTCACGAGGATCGG CCAATGAGGAGTCAGGATCGCAGGCCCCCGCAAAGTCGTCCAGGTCGAGCCCCTCCCCCACGGGTCCCGGGACACGCAGCAGCCTCAAG GTTTCTCCTCATCGCGCTTCATCCGTGGACGTCAACGGTGCGGCCGAGCACGCCGATGGCGTCACTCCCGAAG AGAATGGAAACCTGACTGTGTCGTCGACGCTCATCAGCAGCAAGTACAATATCGGGAAAGTCATCGGCGATGGAAACTTTGCGGTGGTGAAGGAGTGCGTCGAGAG GTCCACTGGGCAGGAGTTCGCTCTGAAGATCATCGACAAAGCTCGCTGCTGCGGGAAG gagcacctgatcgagaaCGAGGTGGCGGTCCTGCGGCGGGTTCGACACCCCAGCATCATCCAGCTCATCGAGGTGGACGAAACGCCGTCTCAGCTCTTCCTGGTCATGGAGCTGGTCAAG GGCGGCGACCTGTTCGACGCCATCACGTCGTCCACCAAGTACAGCGAGCACGACGCCAGCGCCATGGTGTACAACTTGGCCGGAGCCATCAAGTACCTGCACAGGATGAACATCGTGCACAGAGACATCAAGCCAGAAAACCTGCTG GTGTGCGAGTACCCGGATGGCACCAAGTCGCTCAAACTGGGAGACTTCGGTTTGGCCACGGTGGTGGAGGGGCCGCTTTACACCGTTTGCGGCACGCCGACCTACGTGGCCCCGGAGATCATCGCCGAGACCGG TTACGGACTCAAGGTGGACATCTGGGCGGCGGGCATCATCACCTACATCCTCCTTTGTGGTTTCCCGCCCTTCAGAAG CGAGAACAACGTCCAGGAGGAGCTGTTCGATCAGATCCTCCGAGGCAAGCTGGAGTTCCCGTCTCCGGACTGGGACGCCGTCAGCCTTCCTGCCAAG ATGCTGATCAGTCAGATGCTGCAGGTGAACGTGGACGCTCGCTTCACGGCAGACGAAGTTCTCTCGCACCCATGGGTGACG GACGACGCTCCCATCGACTCCGGCAACGAAGATCCCGGCGTAACGGAAAAGGAACCTCCGGGGCTGGAAACCAAGCAGGTTCCTTCCCCGCTGGTCTAA